In Gemmatimonadota bacterium, the genomic window CGATTGGCCCACGGCATACACGAACGGTACATGAACGGAAACCGGCCATGATGCAAATTCTGCGCGGCAGAACTAACGTCCTATAGGATTAGTCTGTATTGGGAGGGTTATATCGTGGTTTATTTCGACTTAATCTACCACCGATAGAAGAAAAACCGCATCCGCGCCGCAACCGGTGCTTCGGGATAGCGGCCATTTGACGATAGAAATTCGCCGGTCGAAGGGCAGAACGTCATCCGGTGGATTGGACGTTGCGACGGCTTGTGGTGCCGTCGTTCTGATCCCGACGACCCTACCTACCAGTTACCAGCCCGCGGGATTGTCCTGCCAGGTGCGGCCGATGTAGTCGAAGAAGGTGATAATGAGGAGGATGAGCAGCCAGAAGATGGCGGCGGCGGCGGCGAGCTTGGTCTGGCCGGGGCTGAACTTCAGGTGCATGAAGTACAGGATGACCAGGATGGCCTTGACGCTGGCGATGGCCATGGCCACGACCGTGTTGAAGATGCTCAGGTCCACGGTGGCCACCCACACGGTCACCGCGGTGAGGACCAGCAGTGCCGCGAAGATGGTCAGGTAGTTGGCCGAAGTGGCGATGTGGGGGCCGTGGTGATCCCCGTGTCCGCCTTCGGCTTGATGGCCGTGTTCTGCGTGTTCAGTCATGATATGGTTCCTATACGGCCAGTCCGCCGATGAGGTACAGCAGCGGGAAGAGGAAGATCCATACAAGGTCGACAAAGTGCCAGTACAGGCCGAAGTTCTCGATCGGCGCATAGTACTCGGTGCTGAACTTGTCCTGCCAGACGCGGATCAGCAGCCAGACGATGAGCACGAGCCCGATGAGGACGTGCAGGCCGTGGGTTCCGGTCATGCAGAAGTAGAAGCCGTAAAACAACTGAATGGTCTGCCCGTCGCCCGCGCCGGTCCACAGGAAATTGTACCCCGGAATCAAGCCGTCATGCAGCTTGTGGGAGTACTCGATGTACTTGTTCACCATGAACACGAGGCCGAGCACGAGGGTCAGCACAAGAAAGATGAGAATGTGGTTCTTCTTGCCGAGCTGGGCCGCCCGGACGGCGAAGGCCATGGTGACGCTGCTGGTGATCAGGGCGACTGTGTTCAGGCCGCCAAGGAAGACGTCGAGATTCTGGCTGCCGATGACGAAGGAATCGTAGTATTCGCTCCGGTAGATCGAATACCCCAGGAAGAACCCGCCGAAGAACATGACTTCCGTCAGGAGAAACAGCCACATCCCCAGGCTCGCGGCATCGTTCTGCTGATCCATGTCGTCGAACTGGTGACGCATGTAATGGGGATGTGCTTCGTGTACATCGTGGCCGTGGGCGGCCGCTTCCGTACTGGCTGACACCATCTTACTCCTTCACAGGTTGACTGCGCGTTGACTGCATGCGCATCATGACGCGCCCGCTTACTGTCCCTGCGGACTGCGCGCACGGACTACGCGTGTTCGTGCTCTTCCTCTTCCTCGTGCACCGGGTTCTCGATCACCTCGCCGTAATCGTACGGCTCCTCCTCCACGATCGGCGTGGTCGGGAAATTGTGTTCCGGCGGCGGCGATGAAAGGATCCATTCCAGTCCCGTGGCCCGCCAGGGATTGGGACCGGCGATCTTGCCGTTCTTCAGCGACCAGAGCAGGTAGATCACGGGCACGATGAAGGCCACGGCCAGGACGGTGGCGCCGGCCGAAGACATGATGTTCAGCAGCTGCCACTCCTCCGGGTAGACGTGGTAACGCCGCGGCATGCCGAGATAGCCCACGATGAACTGGGGGAAGAACGTCATGTTGAACCCGGCGAAGATCAGAAAGGCGGCCAGACGCGACCACCCTTCCGGGTACATGCGGCCGGAGATCTTGGGCCACCAGAAGTGCAGCGCCGCCATGAAGGCCGTCACCGCGCCGCCCACCATGACATAGTGGAAGTGGGCAACCACGAAGTACGTATCGTGCATGTGAA contains:
- a CDS encoding cytochrome C oxidase subunit IV family protein, giving the protein MTEHAEHGHQAEGGHGDHHGPHIATSANYLTIFAALLVLTAVTVWVATVDLSIFNTVVAMAIASVKAILVILYFMHLKFSPGQTKLAAAAAIFWLLILLIITFFDYIGRTWQDNPAGW
- a CDS encoding cytochrome c oxidase subunit 3 family protein, with the protein product MVSASTEAAAHGHDVHEAHPHYMRHQFDDMDQQNDAASLGMWLFLLTEVMFFGGFFLGYSIYRSEYYDSFVIGSQNLDVFLGGLNTVALITSSVTMAFAVRAAQLGKKNHILIFLVLTLVLGLVFMVNKYIEYSHKLHDGLIPGYNFLWTGAGDGQTIQLFYGFYFCMTGTHGLHVLIGLVLIVWLLIRVWQDKFSTEYYAPIENFGLYWHFVDLVWIFLFPLLYLIGGLAV